Proteins from one Staphylococcus saprophyticus subsp. saprophyticus ATCC 15305 = NCTC 7292 genomic window:
- the cidR gene encoding cidABC operon transcriptional activator CidR has protein sequence MEIKQMKYFVEVVKNGGMTRASKHLYIAQSTISKNIKSIEDEFNVTLFDRRKKHIILTDIGQIFYDKCVEALAILDDLSLEMDDVTNIERGHIRLGVSAIMDVRLFTESLNQFHSMYPNVTYEVVEGGGKAVEFYLNNDEIDVGITTLPVDDDIYHAVPLYKEKLMLVVDKNSKYAKQSAVYLGDLKNERFIMFHDDYYIKDQIIESCRKVGFHPKVVAKMAQITFIENMILDGIGVSILPESIVSILNKDITGIEITGADVNWNLGIIWKKESYINYVTREWINFLKSYR, from the coding sequence ATGGAAATTAAGCAAATGAAATATTTTGTTGAAGTTGTAAAAAATGGTGGCATGACTCGGGCTTCAAAACATTTATATATTGCACAGTCTACAATTAGTAAAAATATTAAAAGTATTGAAGACGAATTTAATGTCACGTTGTTTGATAGAAGAAAGAAACATATTATTTTAACCGATATCGGTCAAATATTTTACGATAAGTGCGTAGAAGCATTAGCGATATTAGATGATTTATCACTTGAAATGGATGATGTCACAAACATAGAGCGTGGTCATATCAGGCTAGGCGTCTCAGCAATTATGGATGTACGTTTGTTCACAGAAAGTTTGAATCAATTTCACAGTATGTATCCGAATGTGACGTATGAAGTAGTTGAAGGCGGCGGTAAAGCGGTTGAATTTTATTTAAATAATGATGAAATTGACGTTGGTATTACAACATTGCCAGTCGACGATGACATTTATCACGCAGTCCCTTTATATAAGGAGAAATTAATGCTCGTAGTTGATAAAAATTCTAAGTATGCAAAGCAATCCGCCGTATATTTAGGAGATTTGAAGAATGAACGTTTTATCATGTTTCATGATGATTATTATATTAAAGATCAAATTATTGAGAGCTGTCGAAAAGTAGGCTTCCATCCAAAAGTGGTAGCGAAAATGGCACAAATCACGTTTATTGAAAATATGATTTTAGATGGTATCGGAGTGAGTATCTTACCTGAGAGTATTGTGAGTATTTTAAATAAAGATATCACTGGTATCGAAATAACGGGTGCAGATGTGAATTGGAACTTAGGTATCATTTGGAAAAAGGAAAGTTATATCAATTACGTCACGCGCGAATGGATTAACTTTTTAAAAAGTTATAGATAA
- the bla gene encoding class A beta-lactamase — MINQYIKKWFIAFVLSSVCLIGLSSMHNTTFAKDIEQIENEYNTKVGIYGINTENGKAYQHNADERFTFASTYKAIASGILLNKVAPSELNKKVEINESEIVANSPVTEQYIGKTMSLKALIKASMLQSDNTANNKIMQELGGVNGLKHELVQLGDDVSEPQRLEPELNYFDPNSKADTTTPRAAAQTLNSILTSNEMNESNLSLLKQTMIENKTGDTLIKAGMPNSYTVGDKSGQALTYATRNDLAFIYPKGQDKPIILAIYSKQDQKDAKPNDKVISDSAREVIKYLK, encoded by the coding sequence ATGATAAATCAATATATAAAGAAATGGTTTATTGCGTTTGTTTTGAGTAGTGTGTGTTTAATAGGCTTATCATCGATGCATAATACAACTTTTGCTAAAGATATAGAGCAAATAGAAAATGAATACAATACTAAAGTAGGGATTTATGGGATTAATACGGAAAATGGCAAAGCATATCAACATAATGCGGATGAGCGATTTACTTTTGCGTCAACATATAAAGCTATAGCCAGTGGTATATTATTGAATAAAGTAGCTCCATCAGAATTGAATAAAAAAGTTGAAATCAATGAATCAGAGATTGTGGCAAATTCACCAGTGACTGAACAATACATAGGTAAAACAATGTCATTAAAGGCTTTAATTAAAGCATCTATGTTGCAGAGTGATAACACGGCAAATAATAAAATTATGCAAGAATTGGGTGGCGTCAACGGTTTAAAACATGAGTTGGTGCAATTAGGTGATGATGTTTCGGAACCACAAAGATTGGAGCCAGAATTAAATTATTTTGATCCAAATAGCAAGGCAGACACAACGACACCACGAGCTGCTGCACAAACGCTAAATAGTATTTTAACTAGTAATGAAATGAATGAATCTAACTTATCATTGTTAAAACAAACAATGATAGAAAATAAGACAGGTGATACTTTGATTAAAGCGGGCATGCCTAACAGTTATACAGTTGGTGACAAAAGCGGACAAGCTTTAACATATGCAACACGTAACGATCTTGCTTTTATTTATCCTAAAGGACAGGATAAGCCAATTATTTTAGCAATTTATTCCAAACAAGATCAAAAAGATGCGAAACCTAATGATAAAGTAATTTCAGATTCTGCCAGAGAAGTGATTAAGTATTTAAAGTAG
- the isaB gene encoding immunodominant staphylococcal antigen IsaB family protein — protein MNKVGKLLSATVVVSTLVVGSSAAYISTNNTDTQAAEQVQKWGHGEGGASGASTQGTTDLKAQTPWYSYEGYTTYDPSFTQDYNFVRALKYDNVTINGYKVNPHTDREPVRSEQVYDTTVDFNSSDEVVGITFLTKPNTISKDTFKEAHVSNQIVNKGEADEGTLLEYQTNAGIYTAYFDKNDKLMKIMINFED, from the coding sequence ATGAACAAAGTAGGGAAATTACTTTCAGCAACCGTCGTTGTATCGACGCTTGTTGTCGGATCTTCAGCAGCTTATATTTCAACGAATAACACGGATACGCAAGCAGCAGAGCAAGTACAAAAATGGGGGCATGGTGAGGGTGGCGCTAGTGGTGCAAGTACACAAGGTACAACAGATTTGAAAGCACAAACACCTTGGTATAGCTACGAAGGTTATACGACTTATGATCCGTCCTTCACGCAAGATTATAATTTTGTGCGTGCATTAAAATATGACAATGTGACAATTAATGGCTACAAGGTTAATCCGCATACAGATAGAGAACCTGTTCGCAGTGAACAAGTTTACGATACAACTGTTGATTTCAATAGTAGCGATGAAGTAGTCGGTATTACATTTTTAACAAAACCTAATACAATATCTAAGGATACATTTAAAGAAGCACATGTCTCTAATCAAATTGTTAATAAAGGTGAAGCAGACGAAGGCACATTATTAGAATATCAAACCAATGCAGGTATATACACAGCATATTTTGATAAAAATGATAAATTAATGAAGATAATGATTAATTTTGAAGATTAA
- the isaB gene encoding immunodominant staphylococcal antigen IsaB family protein, whose product MRKVGKLLSATVVVSTLVVGSSAAYISTNSTDTQAAEQVQKWGHGEGGASGASAQGTADLKAQTPWYNYEGYTTYDPSFTQDYNFVRALKYDNVSIDGYKVDTDAKKEFDHNKKVYDTTVEFNSDNEVVQITFFTKPDSVSKATFKKAHASNEITEEGKLGNKDGSYVKYATNDGFYIAFFDQNDRLMEVTIGQ is encoded by the coding sequence ATGCGTAAAGTAGGAAAATTACTTTCAGCAACCGTCGTTGTATCGACGCTTGTTGTCGGATCTTCAGCAGCTTATATTTCAACGAATAGTACGGATACACAAGCAGCAGAGCAAGTACAAAAATGGGGCCATGGTGAAGGTGGCGCAAGCGGTGCAAGTGCCCAAGGTACTGCAGATTTAAAAGCACAAACACCTTGGTATAACTATGAAGGTTATACGACTTATGATCCGTCCTTCACACAAGATTATAACTTCGTGCGTGCATTAAAATATGACAACGTTTCAATTGATGGTTATAAAGTAGATACAGATGCTAAGAAAGAGTTTGACCATAATAAGAAAGTTTATGATACGACAGTAGAATTTAATAGTGATAACGAAGTCGTACAAATCACTTTCTTCACGAAACCAGATTCAGTATCTAAAGCGACATTCAAAAAAGCGCATGCATCTAATGAAATTACCGAGGAAGGTAAATTAGGTAATAAAGATGGTTCATATGTCAAATATGCGACGAATGATGGTTTCTATATAGCATTCTTTGATCAAAATGACAGATTAATGGAAGTGACAATCGGACAATAA
- a CDS encoding GntP family permease, producing MTTQDYQLLIITVISILFLIFLITSKLKFHPLLALLLTAIFVGFTSGLDIDKIVKSIETGAGSTLGETGVTIALGAMLGKILSDSGASDKIASSILHNASYKKLPWMMALAAFIIGIPMFFEVGLIMLLPLIFTIAKKLEDEHKMKGSAYVAIGVPVIAALATMHGMVPPHPGPLISVNQFGANIGITMVLGVICAIPTIIIAGPLYGKFITPRLSVKPNQDLLNQYTNDNNENTQAPSTFIAFSTILVPVIMMLLHAIAGIFFGEKTLQYKIFEFFGSPIIAMFVGVLYAIIVLGYLKHRDTQKIRDALGSSLKPIAGIMLIIAGGGAFGQVLEDSGVGTAIVHLADNFSLSALLMGWVVAALLSISTGSATVGIVGATNLLYPLIQADPSINKELLTIAIGSGSLFFNYVNHGGFWLVKESFGMSMGETFKTITIVQSIVGICGLIMVLLLNAIIGLF from the coding sequence GTGACAACACAAGACTATCAACTATTGATTATTACAGTGATAAGTATTTTATTTCTCATCTTTTTAATCACTTCAAAATTAAAATTCCATCCACTACTTGCATTACTACTAACCGCAATCTTTGTCGGTTTCACTTCTGGATTAGACATTGATAAAATTGTTAAATCTATAGAAACTGGGGCTGGTTCAACACTCGGTGAAACGGGCGTAACCATCGCGTTAGGTGCCATGCTAGGTAAGATACTTTCTGATTCAGGTGCCAGCGACAAAATTGCATCTTCGATACTACACAATGCGTCTTACAAAAAATTACCATGGATGATGGCGTTAGCTGCGTTTATTATTGGGATTCCAATGTTTTTCGAAGTTGGTTTAATTATGCTACTGCCACTGATTTTTACAATTGCTAAAAAATTAGAAGATGAACATAAAATGAAAGGATCAGCCTATGTAGCCATCGGTGTGCCTGTTATAGCGGCATTAGCAACGATGCATGGTATGGTGCCACCACACCCTGGACCACTAATTTCAGTGAATCAGTTTGGTGCGAATATCGGGATAACTATGGTACTTGGTGTCATATGTGCAATTCCAACCATTATCATTGCTGGTCCACTTTACGGTAAATTTATTACACCACGATTATCTGTGAAGCCAAATCAAGATTTGTTAAATCAATATACGAATGACAACAACGAAAACACTCAAGCACCATCAACATTCATAGCCTTTTCTACTATATTAGTTCCAGTGATTATGATGTTATTACATGCCATTGCTGGTATCTTTTTTGGAGAAAAAACATTACAATACAAGATTTTCGAATTCTTCGGAAGCCCAATCATCGCTATGTTTGTGGGTGTCCTTTATGCCATTATCGTTCTCGGCTATTTAAAACATCGCGACACACAAAAAATTCGAGATGCTTTAGGTAGTAGTTTGAAACCTATCGCCGGTATCATGCTAATCATTGCGGGTGGTGGCGCATTCGGTCAAGTCCTTGAAGATTCTGGCGTAGGTACGGCAATTGTTCACCTTGCAGACAATTTCTCATTATCTGCATTATTAATGGGATGGGTCGTTGCTGCATTATTATCTATATCAACAGGTTCCGCAACCGTTGGTATTGTTGGCGCAACCAATTTACTTTACCCATTGATTCAAGCAGATCCAAGTATCAATAAAGAATTATTAACGATCGCTATTGGTTCTGGCTCTTTATTCTTTAACTACGTAAATCATGGTGGCTTCTGGTTAGTCAAAGAATCCTTTGGTATGTCTATG